The following proteins are encoded in a genomic region of Actinomycetota bacterium:
- a CDS encoding type II secretion system GspH family protein, with product MLKHYMEKRHEEEGFTLIELMVVVLIIGILIAIALPTFLGARGRAQDKAAQSSARNALTAAKTFFTDLDVYTGFTAGATGTAVAIEPSFTWNDAATPSTGPNIVQIKVATASTVLLVTQSQNNGTYFGIADPGNGPVQYCKGATSPTTVAGCTGGW from the coding sequence ATGCTGAAGCACTACATGGAGAAGCGTCACGAGGAGGAGGGGTTCACCCTCATCGAGCTCATGGTGGTCGTTCTGATCATCGGCATCCTGATCGCCATCGCTCTACCGACATTCCTCGGGGCGCGGGGTAGGGCCCAGGACAAGGCGGCGCAGTCGAGCGCCCGCAACGCGTTGACCGCGGCCAAGACCTTCTTCACCGACCTGGACGTTTACACGGGCTTCACCGCGGGCGCCACAGGGACGGCTGTTGCGATCGAGCCCTCGTTTACGTGGAACGACGCGGCGACGCCGTCTACTGGTCCCAACATCGTTCAGATCAAGGTGGCGACCGCGAGCACCGTGCTGTTGGTCACACAGAGCCAGAACAACGGAACGTACTTCGGTATCGCTGACCCCGGGAACGGCCCGGTCCAATACTGCAAGGGGGCCACATCCCCTACCACGGTGGCTGGTTGCACCGGTGGCTGGTAA